The following coding sequences are from one Salmo trutta chromosome 36, fSalTru1.1, whole genome shotgun sequence window:
- the LOC115175714 gene encoding stathmin gives MAASCGDIQVKEIDKRASGQAFEVILGAPAPGAKGEFPLSPPKKKDLSLEEIQRKLEAAEERRKSHEAEVLKHLAEKREHEKEVQRKAMEENNNFSKIAEEKLNQKMEANKENKEALQAAMSEKFKEKDKKLEEVRAKKETKEGGAETSEN, from the exons ATGGCCGCCTCCTGCGGAG ATATTCAGGTTAAGGAGATTGACAAACGTGCATCTGGCCAGGCGTTTGAGGTGATCCTGGGCGCTCCAGCTCCAGGCGCCAAGGGAGagttccctctgtctccccccaaGAAGAAGGACCTGTCCCTGGAGGAGATCCAGAGGAAACTGGAggctgcagaggagaggaggaag TCCCATGAAGCAGAGGTTCTGAAGCACCTAGCTGAGAAGAGGGAGCATGAGAAGGAGGTGCAAAGGAAAGCCATGGAGGAGAACAACAACTTCAGCAAGATAGCTGAGGAGAAGCTTAACCAGAAGATGGAAGCCAACAAAGAGAACAAGGAGGCCCTTCAGGCAGCCATGAGTGAGAAGTTCAAGGAGAAG GACAAGAAACTGGAAGAGGTGCGGGCCAAGAAGGAGACCAAAGAAGGCGGTGCCGAGACATCAGAAAACTGA